From Actinosynnema mirum DSM 43827, a single genomic window includes:
- a CDS encoding aminotransferase class IV, producing the protein MTGALAAFHEDRPLPGDAIPFGSNSLQHGTAVFEGIRGYAGVDGPALFRLDDHLNRLLDSARLLGVDHDYDLAGLRAHVLSAAAGHGDVYVRPLLTTLDTALGVDLRALRFTLVTGLWPVPGRDVRPSRPARLTVSPWRRPSTASFPVRAKATGSYANSALARTAAVRAGFDDAVQLDPVSGRVAEGTVTNVFLVAGGVVRTPWLADSVLAGITRDSVLRLARDLGLTAEEGPVTEAELRDADEVFLTGTASELVRVGRVDGAEYRAGPVFDALAEAFRRATTGPDEHGWLTPVPA; encoded by the coding sequence GTGACCGGCGCGCTCGCCGCGTTCCACGAGGACCGGCCGCTGCCGGGGGACGCGATCCCCTTCGGCAGCAACAGCCTCCAGCACGGCACGGCGGTCTTCGAGGGCATCCGGGGCTACGCGGGCGTCGACGGGCCCGCCCTGTTCCGGCTCGACGACCACCTGAACCGGCTGCTCGACTCGGCCCGCCTCCTCGGCGTCGACCACGACTACGACCTGGCCGGGCTGCGCGCGCACGTGCTGTCCGCCGCCGCCGGGCACGGCGACGTCTACGTCCGCCCCCTGCTGACCACCCTGGACACCGCGCTCGGCGTCGACCTGCGGGCCCTGCGCTTCACCCTGGTGACCGGGCTGTGGCCGGTGCCGGGGCGGGACGTGCGCCCGTCCAGGCCGGCCAGGCTCACCGTGTCCCCGTGGCGCAGGCCCTCGACGGCCTCGTTCCCGGTGCGCGCCAAGGCCACCGGCTCCTACGCGAACTCCGCGCTGGCCAGGACGGCCGCCGTGCGCGCGGGCTTCGACGACGCGGTCCAGCTCGACCCGGTGTCCGGGCGGGTCGCGGAGGGCACGGTGACCAACGTGTTCCTGGTCGCAGGCGGCGTGGTCCGCACCCCGTGGCTGGCGGACAGCGTGCTGGCGGGCATCACCAGGGACTCGGTGCTGCGCCTGGCGCGCGACCTCGGCCTGACCGCCGAGGAGGGGCCGGTGACCGAGGCGGAGCTGCGGGACGCGGACGAGGTGTTCCTCACCGGCACGGCCAGCGAGCTGGTGCGGGTGGGCCGCGTCGACGGGGCCGAGTACCGGGCGGGGCCGGTGTTCGACGCGCTGGCGGAGGCGTTCCGCCGGGCGACCACCGGGCCGGACGAGCACGGCTGGCTCACCCCGGTGCCCGCGTGA
- a CDS encoding MupA/Atu3671 family FMN-dependent luciferase-like monooxygenase, with product MELSPERRRLLELVGGAAPAAPPSISLFFFAADLHDEPEAKYDLILRCAELADEVGLHAVWAPERHFDEFGAPYPNPALLLAAVAARTRRLRLRAGSVVLPLHDPLLVAEEWGVLDALSRGRAGLALASGWHADDFVLRPEAFADRKAVLVESYRALLRLWRGEGVKRETPDGRVLDVRTHPRPRRELPTWLTSTANPATWRTAAELGLNVLTALLEQTVEEVAERVAGYRRALVAHGHLTRPEVTLMLHTHLGPDDDTVRQRVRRPLLDYLSAHLDLFAKQAAASGAGVRPEDVSPADREFLLEHGLSRYYSSAGLFGTPESCLPTVDRVAEAGVTELGCLVDFGLPAEQVLECVRLLGELNTALRARAAR from the coding sequence ATGGAGCTGTCACCCGAGCGGCGCAGGCTGCTGGAGCTGGTGGGCGGCGCCGCCCCCGCCGCGCCCCCGTCGATCAGCCTGTTCTTCTTCGCCGCCGACCTGCACGACGAGCCCGAGGCCAAGTACGACCTGATCCTGCGCTGCGCCGAGCTCGCCGACGAGGTCGGCCTGCACGCGGTGTGGGCGCCCGAGCGGCACTTCGACGAGTTCGGCGCCCCCTACCCGAACCCGGCCCTGCTGCTGGCCGCCGTCGCCGCCCGCACCCGGCGGCTGCGGCTGCGCGCGGGCAGCGTCGTCCTGCCGCTGCACGACCCGCTGCTCGTCGCCGAGGAGTGGGGCGTGCTCGACGCGCTCAGCCGGGGGAGGGCGGGCCTCGCGCTGGCCTCCGGCTGGCACGCCGACGACTTCGTGCTGCGCCCCGAGGCGTTCGCCGACCGCAAGGCCGTCCTCGTCGAGTCCTACCGGGCCCTGCTGCGGCTGTGGCGCGGCGAGGGCGTCAAGCGGGAGACCCCGGACGGGCGCGTGCTCGACGTGCGCACCCACCCCCGGCCGCGCCGCGAGCTGCCCACCTGGCTCACCAGCACCGCCAACCCGGCCACCTGGCGCACGGCCGCCGAGCTGGGCCTGAACGTGCTCACCGCGCTGCTGGAGCAGACCGTCGAGGAGGTCGCCGAGCGCGTCGCGGGCTACCGGCGCGCGCTGGTCGCCCACGGCCACCTCACCCGCCCCGAGGTCACCCTGATGCTGCACACCCACCTCGGCCCCGACGACGACACCGTCCGGCAGCGGGTGCGGCGACCGCTCCTGGACTACCTGTCGGCGCACCTGGACCTGTTCGCCAAGCAGGCCGCCGCGTCCGGCGCGGGCGTGCGCCCCGAGGACGTCTCCCCGGCCGACCGGGAGTTCCTGCTGGAGCACGGCCTCAGCCGCTACTACTCGTCGGCAGGCCTGTTCGGCACCCCCGAGAGCTGCCTGCCCACCGTGGACCGCGTCGCCGAGGCGGGCGTCACCGAACTCGGCTGCCTGGTCGACTTCGGCCTGCCCGCCGAGCAGGTGCTGGAGTGCGTGCGGCTGCTCGGCGAGCTGAACACCGCCCTGCGCGCGCGGGCCGCCCGGTGA
- a CDS encoding type I polyketide synthase, whose product MTTPAQQHPGSVAIIGMAARLPGSDRVDRFWHDLREGVERVVEHTREEMLARGASEQQVDDEYWVNASAPLADAESFDAAFFGYSAREAAAMDPQHRIFLECAHHGLEDAGYDPTRFPGLIGVYAGATMNTYVHYNLMANADVASVIGDLQTMIGNDKDYLATRVSYKLDLRGPSMAVQTACSSSLVAVHMACRALLDDECDIALAGGTSLRMPHGAGYLANPGGTSARDGHCRAFDEAAAGSVTGSGAGVVVLKKLDAALRDGDTVHAVIRGTAVGNDGGTKASFTAPSIEGQARTMARAIRRAGLSARDIDYVEAHGTGTPLGDPIEVAALTKAFRATTDDVGYCLLGSVKPNIGHLDAAAGIAGVIKAVLVLKNRKVPPVVNFTRPNPKLELDRSPFAVPVELTPLDSDRPLRAAVNSLGMGGTNAFTVLEEAPRARPGGPSRRRQPVLLSARDPQALDELGAALGQWTRENPHRDLADVARTLATGRRAFEHRRACVATDLEDAGYAIGAGGGSRLVTGQVASAAHVGLLFPGQGAQRVGMGLRAAGGDPRLAAHLEHCLTLFGDLAGLDLRALLAPEDGDSPRAREELARTEHTQPALFAVEWALGRTLLDYGLKPRGLLGHSVGEWVAATLAGVFSLEDAVELVALRGRLLADTPEGAMLYADLPEREVRALLPDDLAVAAVNAERLTVVSGAPGPVAAFADLLAARGDVTTGSLRVTRAFHSPLVAGAADELRAAVAGRARSAPAIPVVSNVTGKPLTAEQAVDPDYWREQLLSPVRYADGVAALRALGADVLLETGPGKGLTGLRPPAEQADSLPVLVGARESEPPDLLDVLVACWARGVDVDWAACYDGERRARVPLPLYPFRKDRHWLDPRPAATTASGAPAEAQAQPRLEAERWPHRPAWLSHTPLPAGPVTALEGLPEGGVLPGGPDEPVAVVLRHERGADAEAALGRLLDTARALTAPGGRRVALVVVTEGCADPAPGRSLTDPAAAALASALRVVGQEHPGLRPCLVDGSDVDTATAAALAWRFAPGSVLAARPGVVWESVFVPGPAPADATPPTRWLVLGGSGAFGRAFAEAALAGGAERVLALDTAPRPGPADHDGRWAVVRGDAADPAAVAAALAELGPGAGVAHAVGLPGETGFAPVADLTAAQLAAHLAAKRGPADAVAAVAAGHGVREVLLVSSLAAALGGLGGFGYAAANGWLDALAQDRDDPAGTRWRAVAWEHWQDEQPDPRDPRTRHALVGKELRASAEVVLARAPEPALALSTADLATRAARLRAAAAAAPKPVRREQAAPGRAPARAAMTPMQRVVARTWSELLGIEDFGVHDNFLELGGSSLGFMQTVTKLRRVFGRELSMVELFETPTVAALATHLEGLGLVASDAGADGAPGETAPAGPPAAAAVTAAPAASAPVTAAPAAEAPAPADGDALLVDRIQAMSDDEVLALLARYEGKGE is encoded by the coding sequence ATGACCACGCCCGCCCAGCAGCACCCAGGTTCCGTCGCCATCATCGGCATGGCCGCCCGACTGCCCGGCTCGGACCGGGTCGACCGGTTCTGGCACGACCTGCGCGAGGGCGTCGAGCGGGTGGTCGAGCACACCAGGGAGGAGATGCTCGCGCGGGGCGCCTCCGAGCAGCAGGTGGACGACGAGTACTGGGTCAACGCCTCCGCGCCGCTGGCCGACGCCGAGTCCTTCGACGCCGCGTTCTTCGGCTACTCGGCCCGCGAGGCCGCCGCCATGGACCCGCAGCACCGCATCTTCCTGGAGTGCGCCCACCACGGACTGGAGGACGCGGGCTACGACCCGACCCGCTTCCCCGGCCTGATCGGCGTGTACGCGGGCGCCACCATGAACACGTACGTGCACTACAACCTCATGGCCAACGCCGACGTCGCCTCCGTCATCGGCGACCTCCAGACCATGATCGGCAACGACAAGGACTACCTGGCCACCAGGGTCTCCTACAAGCTCGACCTGCGCGGCCCCAGCATGGCCGTGCAGACCGCCTGCTCGTCCTCGCTGGTCGCCGTGCACATGGCCTGCCGCGCCCTGCTGGACGACGAGTGCGACATCGCCCTCGCGGGCGGCACGTCGCTGCGGATGCCGCACGGCGCGGGCTACCTGGCCAACCCCGGCGGCACCTCGGCCCGCGACGGGCACTGCCGCGCCTTCGACGAGGCCGCGGCGGGCAGCGTCACCGGCAGCGGCGCGGGCGTCGTGGTGCTCAAGAAGCTCGACGCGGCCCTGCGCGACGGCGACACCGTGCACGCCGTCATCCGGGGCACCGCCGTCGGCAACGACGGCGGCACCAAGGCCAGCTTCACCGCGCCCAGCATCGAGGGCCAGGCCCGCACCATGGCGCGGGCCATCCGCCGCGCGGGCCTGTCCGCCCGCGACATCGACTACGTCGAGGCGCACGGCACCGGCACCCCGCTCGGCGACCCGATCGAGGTCGCCGCCCTCACCAAGGCGTTCCGCGCCACCACCGACGACGTCGGCTACTGCCTGCTCGGCTCGGTCAAGCCCAACATCGGCCACCTCGACGCCGCAGCGGGCATCGCGGGCGTCATCAAGGCCGTGCTGGTGCTCAAGAACCGCAAGGTCCCGCCGGTGGTCAACTTCACCAGGCCCAACCCGAAGCTGGAGCTGGACCGCTCCCCGTTCGCGGTGCCCGTCGAGCTGACCCCGCTCGACTCCGACCGACCGCTGCGCGCCGCCGTCAACTCGCTGGGCATGGGCGGCACCAACGCCTTCACCGTCCTGGAGGAGGCCCCGCGCGCCCGCCCCGGCGGCCCCTCCCGGCGCAGGCAGCCGGTGCTGCTGTCGGCCCGCGACCCGCAGGCCCTCGACGAGCTCGGCGCCGCCCTCGGCCAGTGGACCCGCGAGAACCCGCACCGCGACCTCGCCGACGTCGCCCGCACCCTCGCCACCGGCAGGCGCGCCTTCGAGCACCGCCGCGCCTGCGTCGCCACCGACCTGGAGGACGCCGGCTACGCCATCGGCGCGGGCGGCGGCAGCAGGCTCGTCACCGGGCAGGTCGCCTCCGCCGCCCACGTCGGCCTGCTGTTCCCCGGCCAGGGCGCGCAGCGGGTCGGCATGGGCCTCCGGGCCGCGGGCGGCGACCCGCGCCTGGCCGCCCACCTGGAGCACTGCCTGACCCTGTTCGGCGACCTCGCCGGGCTCGACCTGCGCGCCCTGCTCGCCCCCGAGGACGGCGACAGCCCGAGGGCGCGCGAGGAGCTGGCCCGCACCGAGCACACCCAGCCCGCGCTGTTCGCCGTCGAGTGGGCGCTCGGCCGCACCCTCCTGGACTACGGCCTGAAACCGCGCGGCCTGCTCGGCCACAGCGTCGGCGAGTGGGTCGCCGCGACCCTGGCCGGGGTGTTCTCCCTGGAGGACGCGGTCGAGCTGGTCGCGCTGCGCGGGCGGCTGCTCGCCGACACCCCCGAGGGCGCGATGCTCTACGCGGACCTGCCCGAGCGCGAGGTCCGCGCGCTGCTGCCCGACGACCTCGCGGTGGCCGCCGTCAACGCCGAGCGGCTCACCGTCGTCTCCGGCGCGCCCGGCCCCGTCGCGGCGTTCGCCGACCTGCTCGCCGCCAGGGGCGACGTCACCACCGGCTCGCTGCGCGTCACCAGGGCGTTCCACTCGCCGCTGGTGGCGGGCGCGGCCGACGAGCTGCGCGCCGCCGTCGCGGGCAGGGCCCGCTCGGCGCCCGCGATCCCGGTGGTGTCGAACGTGACCGGGAAGCCGCTCACCGCCGAGCAGGCCGTCGACCCCGACTACTGGCGCGAGCAGTTGCTGTCCCCGGTGCGCTACGCGGACGGCGTGGCCGCCCTGCGCGCGCTCGGCGCGGACGTGCTCCTGGAGACCGGGCCCGGCAAGGGCCTCACCGGCCTGCGCCCGCCCGCCGAGCAGGCCGACAGCCTGCCGGTGCTGGTCGGCGCCCGCGAGAGCGAGCCGCCGGACCTGCTCGACGTCCTGGTGGCCTGCTGGGCGCGCGGCGTCGACGTCGACTGGGCCGCCTGCTACGACGGCGAGCGGCGCGCCAGGGTGCCGCTGCCGCTCTACCCGTTCCGCAAGGACCGGCACTGGCTCGACCCCCGGCCCGCCGCCACCACCGCCTCGGGCGCGCCCGCCGAGGCGCAGGCGCAGCCCCGGCTGGAGGCCGAGCGCTGGCCGCACCGCCCCGCCTGGCTCTCGCACACCCCGCTGCCCGCCGGTCCGGTGACGGCGCTGGAGGGGCTGCCCGAGGGCGGCGTCCTGCCCGGCGGCCCGGACGAGCCGGTCGCGGTCGTCCTGCGGCACGAGCGCGGCGCCGACGCCGAGGCCGCGCTCGGCAGGCTGCTCGACACCGCCCGCGCCCTCACCGCCCCCGGCGGTCGCCGGGTCGCGCTGGTCGTCGTCACCGAGGGCTGCGCCGACCCCGCGCCCGGCCGCTCCCTCACCGACCCGGCCGCCGCCGCGCTCGCCTCGGCGCTGCGCGTGGTCGGCCAGGAGCACCCAGGGCTGCGCCCCTGCCTGGTCGACGGCTCCGACGTCGACACCGCCACGGCCGCGGCGCTGGCCTGGCGCTTCGCCCCCGGCTCGGTCCTGGCCGCGCGGCCGGGCGTGGTGTGGGAGTCGGTGTTCGTCCCCGGTCCCGCGCCCGCCGACGCCACCCCGCCCACCCGCTGGCTCGTCCTCGGCGGCTCGGGCGCGTTCGGCCGGGCGTTCGCCGAGGCCGCCCTCGCGGGCGGCGCGGAACGCGTCCTCGCGCTCGACACCGCGCCCCGCCCCGGCCCGGCCGACCACGACGGCCGGTGGGCGGTCGTGCGCGGTGACGCCGCCGACCCGGCCGCCGTGGCCGCCGCGCTCGCCGAGCTGGGGCCCGGCGCGGGCGTCGCGCACGCGGTCGGCCTGCCGGGCGAGACCGGGTTCGCGCCCGTCGCCGACCTGACCGCCGCGCAGCTGGCCGCGCACCTGGCGGCCAAGCGCGGCCCGGCCGACGCGGTCGCCGCCGTCGCGGCCGGGCACGGGGTGCGCGAGGTGCTGCTGGTGTCCAGCCTCGCCGCCGCGCTCGGCGGTCTCGGCGGGTTCGGCTACGCCGCCGCCAACGGCTGGCTCGACGCCCTCGCGCAGGACCGGGACGACCCGGCGGGGACCCGCTGGCGCGCGGTGGCCTGGGAGCACTGGCAGGACGAGCAGCCGGACCCGCGCGACCCGCGCACCCGGCACGCCCTCGTCGGCAAGGAGTTGCGCGCCTCCGCCGAGGTGGTGCTGGCACGGGCCCCCGAACCCGCGCTCGCCCTGTCCACCGCCGACCTGGCCACCCGCGCGGCCCGGCTGCGCGCCGCGGCCGCCGCAGCCCCGAAACCGGTCCGGCGCGAGCAGGCCGCCCCCGGCCGGGCGCCCGCCCGCGCCGCCATGACCCCGATGCAGCGGGTCGTCGCCCGCACCTGGTCCGAGCTGCTGGGCATCGAGGACTTCGGCGTGCACGACAACTTCCTCGAACTCGGCGGCAGCTCGCTGGGCTTCATGCAGACCGTCACCAAGCTGCGCCGGGTCTTCGGCCGCGAGCTGTCCATGGTGGAGCTGTTCGAGACCCCGACCGTCGCGGCGCTGGCCACCCACCTGGAGGGGCTCGGGCTGGTCGCGTCCGACGCGGGGGCGGACGGGGCGCCGGGGGAGACCGCACCCGCCGGACCGCCCGCCGCCGCAGCCGTGACCGCCGCGCCCGCCGCCTCGGCGCCCGTCACCGCAGCGCCCGCCGCCGAGGCCCCCGCGCCCGCCGACGGCGACGCGCTGCTGGTCGACCGCATCCAGGCCATGTCCGACGACGAGGTGCTGGCCCTGCTGGCCCGGTACGAGGGGAAGGGCGAGTGA